Proteins encoded together in one Coleofasciculus sp. FACHB-T130 window:
- a CDS encoding HlyD family efflux transporter periplasmic adaptor subunit, whose product MLQQNRKQSNEHLSLVAQAVPNPNLDTVPNPSLNQEKKEVTPPTSTSNNFDQAVILQQSPTWSRAIVWGIMGMTTFVIVWASVFQIEEAIPATGKLEPQGAVKEVQAPIAGVVKEIYVKDGQRVKKGDKLLSLDSETAQAQLTSLNKIQTALKQENQFYRSQIKGADFPAAIDGETAQLKLPLELVSLTKVRSSLASENQLYRAQLRGSSKGTSLSLDQQQRFQSSIAELNSRVATARLEAEQLEKQLSQTQVEIASSKDLLEVNQGILDDIEPIMKQGAVSRVQYLKQKQDVRTRQAEVDQLTQEQKRLQLAIAQANEKLQNTIALTKQDLQTKIAENEKRLAEIDDQLNKAIVENNKRLAEIDSQMSQAEQNLKYQEIKAPVDGTIFELKPHGPGFVTNSTEPVLKIVPSDSLVAKVFITNKDIGFVKEGMEADIRIDSFPFREFGDTKGRLTWIGSDALPPEQIRPYYTFPAKVSLNNQSLLIKGREVPLQSGMSVSVNLKVRKRTIMSIFTDLFMDKVEGLKTVR is encoded by the coding sequence ATGCTTCAACAAAATAGAAAACAGTCTAACGAACACCTATCTTTAGTAGCCCAAGCAGTCCCAAATCCTAACCTTGATACAGTCCCCAACCCTAGCCTTAATCAAGAAAAGAAGGAAGTAACGCCACCCACCTCCACCTCAAATAACTTCGATCAAGCTGTTATTCTGCAACAATCCCCGACTTGGTCTCGCGCGATCGTTTGGGGAATCATGGGAATGACAACTTTTGTGATAGTTTGGGCTTCTGTATTCCAAATTGAAGAAGCCATCCCTGCGACTGGCAAACTGGAACCTCAAGGTGCTGTTAAGGAAGTTCAAGCTCCAATAGCAGGGGTAGTGAAAGAAATTTATGTCAAGGATGGACAACGAGTAAAAAAAGGAGATAAACTGCTGAGCTTAGACTCGGAAACGGCTCAGGCTCAGTTGACTTCCCTAAATAAAATTCAGACAGCATTAAAGCAAGAAAATCAGTTTTATCGTTCGCAAATAAAAGGCGCAGATTTCCCCGCAGCAATAGATGGAGAGACGGCTCAACTAAAACTGCCATTAGAGTTAGTCTCTCTGACTAAAGTGCGCTCCTCTTTAGCGTCAGAAAATCAACTGTATCGCGCTCAACTAAGAGGTTCTTCTAAAGGAACAAGTCTTAGCTTAGATCAACAGCAACGTTTTCAATCGAGTATAGCAGAACTAAATTCTCGCGTTGCGACTGCTAGGTTGGAAGCTGAGCAATTGGAAAAACAGCTAAGTCAAACTCAGGTAGAGATAGCGAGTTCCAAAGACCTATTAGAGGTGAATCAGGGAATTCTCGACGATATAGAACCGATCATGAAGCAAGGAGCAGTTTCCCGCGTGCAATACCTGAAGCAGAAGCAGGATGTACGTACTCGCCAAGCTGAGGTGGATCAACTGACTCAGGAACAGAAGCGGTTACAGCTAGCGATCGCGCAAGCGAATGAAAAGCTGCAAAATACCATCGCTTTGACGAAACAAGATCTGCAAACCAAAATTGCTGAGAATGAAAAACGTTTGGCAGAAATTGACGATCAGCTAAACAAGGCAATTGTAGAAAACAACAAACGCCTTGCAGAAATTGACAGTCAAATGAGTCAAGCAGAACAAAATTTAAAATATCAAGAAATTAAAGCTCCGGTAGATGGAACCATCTTTGAGCTAAAACCTCATGGGCCAGGTTTTGTTACTAATTCTACCGAACCCGTTTTAAAAATCGTTCCAAGTGACAGCCTAGTTGCTAAAGTTTTTATCACCAATAAAGATATCGGCTTTGTGAAAGAAGGAATGGAAGCAGATATTAGAATTGACTCTTTTCCATTCCGAGAATTTGGCGATACGAAAGGTCGTTTAACCTGGATCGGTTCGGATGCTCTACCACCCGAACAAATTCGCCCTTATTATACGTTTCCTGCCAAAGTTAGCTTAAATAATCAGTCCCTTTTAATTAAGGGTCGAGAAGTCCCGCTGCAATCAGGGATGTCAGTCAGTGTCAACCTGAAGGTACGTAAACGCACAATCATGAGCATTTTCACTGATTTATTTATGGATAAAGTTGAAGGCTTAAAGACGGTTCGCTAG